A window of the Lolium perenne isolate Kyuss_39 chromosome 7, Kyuss_2.0, whole genome shotgun sequence genome harbors these coding sequences:
- the LOC127312101 gene encoding uncharacterized protein produces the protein MIFWLILSQHRLPINHLSTQSRQNRIRFLAAAMSSPSSSPDTSDVDVSDGPGPASSNLTLLYIIIAVLAGVLLYLAVRYGRSLLAEWRALHGDGPPTDTHLGLSMEDIAALPTFTYRARAAPTPSPQGSWGGKRRSGSKGRAASASVECVVCLQELEDGDVVRVLPACRHFFHVSCIDAWLRAHSSCPVCRAHPEPERVRPGEAAMSPPLPQLRRCDVSPERPTATRIFADFLARSPLRIGGSTSGSKERVVSRSPSPAPMVRDYVLSRSPSRTPLTHGMVDERCSLSQSPPQMLEVVVVRSPSPMRFGRQPTPTCVGVLERTDASMSASPSPPVTFRAGSTSKLSPQVPY, from the coding sequence ATGATTTTTTGGTTGATTCTTTCACAACATCGGCTTCCTATAAACCATCTCTCTACTCAAAGTCGTCAGAATCGGATCAGGTTCTTAGCCGCAGCCATGTCGTCCCCCTCGTCATCGCCTGACACCTCCGACGTCGACGTTTCTGACGGCCCCGGGCCGGCCAGCTCAAACCTCACGCTGCTGTACATCATCATCGCCGTCCTCGCCGGCGTCCTGCTGTACCTGGCCGTCCGCTACGGCCGTTCGCTCCTGGCCGAGTGGCGCGCTCTCCACGGCGACGGCCCGCCTACCGACACCCACCTCGGGCTGAGCATGGAGGACATCGCCGCGCTCCCCACGTTCACGTACAGGGCGCGAGCGGCACCGACGCCATCGCCACAGGGCAGCTGGGGCGGCAAGAGGAGGAGCGGCAGCAAGGGGAGAGCGGCGTCGGCGTCGGTGGAGTGCGTGGTGTGCCTGCAGGAGCTGGAGGACGGCGACGTGGTGCGCGTGCTGCCGGCGTGCAGGCACTTCTTCCACGTCAGCTGCATCGACGCCTGGCTGCGGGCGCACTCGTCCTGCCCGGTGTGCCGCGCGCACCCGGAGCCGGAGCGCGTGCGGCCGGGCGAGGCTGCCATGTCGCCGCCGCTACCGCAGCTGCGCCGCTGCGACGTGTCGCCCGAACGGCCTACGGCGACGAGGATCTTCGCGGACTTCTTGGCACGGTCGCCGCTGAGGATCGGAGGCTCGACGAGCGGGTCTAAGGAGAGGGTCGTGTCCAGGTCGCCGTCACCGGCGCCCATGGTGCGTGACTACGTCCTGTCGAGGTCTCCGTCGCGGACGCCGCTGACGCATGGGATGGTGGACGAGCGGTGTTCGTTGTCGCAGTCGCCGCCCCAGATGCTAGAGGTTGTGGTGGTTCGGTCGCCTTCTCCGATGAGGTTCGGACGTCAGCCTACGCCGACGTGCGTTGGCGTGTTGGAACGCACGGATGCGAGCATGTCGGCATCGCCATCCCCGCCGGTGACATTTAGAGCGGGATCGACTTCTAAATTGTCACCACAAGTGCCATATTAA